A portion of the Thermothelomyces thermophilus ATCC 42464 chromosome 5, complete sequence genome contains these proteins:
- a CDS encoding Acyl CoA acyltransferase-like protein: MSTPTPPKPEGEAPLTPADVVFAEATPHQRVLSWQLNGASWASPMTIEQYVGRETALSQTALSANGGTRYYVLHPEGDPDTIVSACEVTAKRALVADDAGTGGAGPREVRAYSVASVFTNPRFRERGMASHMLRRVQEVVDGDGDGDDGGYKAEFGALYSDIGRVYYTRLGWKDFRSPQVLLGLGTPPADAAAGSAAAVPEGVSLLTADEVAPLCERDVAAFRERFERLARSGSGGGGGGNNNNGKKQTHIAFLPTPEQMAWHFTRDKYVCQKLLGREVVHRGARTEDEGGGSGSGWICWDHDLREKKLKVLRIATREQDRPEARRGAVRKLLLAALAEAKGWGLPRVLVWSPGAEVAGAATDIWRELGPEVSVTFEEREDGSIPSLRWKCGKGPEEIVWESNEYYAWC, translated from the coding sequence ATGTCAACACCAACACCACCGAAACCAGAGGGCGAGGCGCCACTCACGCCCGCCGACGTGGTCTTTGCCGAGGCCACGCCGCACCAGCGCGTCCTCTCCTGGCAGCTCAACGGCGCCTCGTGGGCGTCGCCCATGACCATCGAGCAATACGTCGGGCGCGAGACGGCCCTCTCGCAGACGGCCCTCTCGGCCAACGGCGGGACCAGATACTACGTCCTGCACCCCGAGGGTGATCCGGACACGATCGTCTCGGCCTGCGAGGTCACCGCCAAGAGGGCACTCGTGGCCGACGACGCTGGTACCGGAGGCGCTGGCCCCCGCGAGGTGCGCGCCTACTCCGTCGCCAGCGTCTTCACCAACCCGCGCTTCCGCGAGCGCGGCATGGCCTCGCACATGCTGCGCCGCGTGCAGGAGGtggtcgacggcgacggcgacggcgacgacggagGCTACAAGGCCGAGTTTGGCGCGCTCTACAGCGACATCGGGCGCGTCTACTACACCCGCCTGGGCTGGAAGGACTTTCGCAGCCCGCAGGTCCTACTCGGGTTGGGGACTCcccccgccgacgccgcggccggttccgccgccgccgtcccggAGGGCGTCTCGCTGCTGACGGCGGACGAGGTGGCGCCGCTGTGCGAGCGGGACGTGGCGGCGTTCCGGGAGCGGTTTGAGCGCCTCGCGCGgtccggcagcggcggcggcggcggcggcaacaacaacaacggcaaGAAACAGACGCACATCGCCTTCCTGCCCACGCCCGAGCAGATGGCCTGGCACTTCACCCGGGACAAGTACGTCTGCCAGAAGCTGCTCGGGCGGGAGGTGGTGCACCGCGGGGCCAGGACGGAGGACGAAGGAGGCGGCAGCGGTAGCGGATGGATCTGCTGGGACCACGACCTGCGCGAGAAGAAGCTCAAGGTGCTCAGGATCGCCACGCGGGAGCAAGACAGGCCCGAGGCTCGGCGCGGGGCCGTCCGGAAGCTGCTGCTAGCCGCCCTCGCGGAAGCGAAGGGGTGGGGGCTGCCCAGGGTGCTCGTCTGGAGCCCCGGCGCGGAGGTGGCAGGCGCCGCGACCGACATCTGGCGGGAGCTGGGGCCCGAGGTCTCTGTTACCTTTGAAGAGCGGGAGGACGGGTCGATCCCCAGCCTGAGATGGAAGTGCGGAAAGGGGCCGGAGGAGATTGTGTGGGAGAGCAACGAGTATTACGCCTGGTGCTAG